The nucleotide sequence AGGAGGGGAAAAGAAAAAATGCTATTTTATGAAAATCCTAATGGAAAGCTCTATCACGGCGACTGCCTCGAAATAATGAAAGATATTCCCGATGGCAGTGTTGATATGGTGCTCTGCGACCTGCCGTATGGCATGACAGCATGCGATTGGGACGTTGTGATCCCATTTGAGCCGTTATGGGAGCACTATAACCGCATTTGCAAACGAAATGCGGCTGTGGTGCTTTTCTCGCAGCAGCCGTTTACAACCGATATAATAAACAGCAACCGCAAGAAGTTTCGATATGAAATTATTTACCGCAAGACAATGAAGATGGGGTTTCTCAACGCGCACAAAATGCCGTTGAAAGGGCATGAAAATATATGCGTGTTTTATAAAGCGCTTCCCACATATAATCCACAAAAAACACAAAGCAGAAATCGTCCGCGGATAAGGGTCCAAGAGGATGCCCGTTGTAGAATATACAGTAAGTTCAAGGGGGGGGTGATGGTAGATGACGGCAGCCGTTATCCCGAGTCCGTTATCGATTTTTCTAATTTCAACGGCGGCGGTTTTGTAAAAAACAGGGAGCGCACGAAACATCCCACGCAGAAGCCCGTCCCTCTGTTGGAATACCTGATACGCACCTATAGCAATGAGAAAGAAACGATCCTCGACAACTGCATAGGCTCCGGCAGCACGGCGGTTGCTGCGGAGAACACAGGGCGCCGGTGGATAGGCATAGAAAAAGAAGAACGCTTTTGCGAAGTCGCGAAAAAACGCATCGCGGAGGCGGCGGCGCAGGGAAGACTTTTACAGGGGTAGGGCTCGCGTCCTACCCATAAGAGGGGGGTGACCACCAAATGTAAATAACATATATACATCTATATACATCTCTCCATGTGTGCAGTGCAGGGCGGGGCTCGCAGTCCCCGCCCCCTTTATTTTTTTTCGAAAAAAATCTCATATTTTTTTATGAAAACGCTTGACAAATTACACGAGGGTGTTATAATAGAAACATAAAGAAGAGGGGCAATCGCCCCACAAAAAAAGGAGGAAATGAAAATGGCGACGAAATACTGGAAACTGGGAGAAGGCTTCTATTGGATGACGGACGGGGAAAAGGTTACCTCTGAATTTCTCTATATCGGGAATGATAAGAAATTCTGGTATCAGAGCGATTTCAATGACTTCGTTGAAATCGAGGAAGTTTTCGATGCGGGAACAGGGAAACCGGCGGATAGGGAGTCCCTCTTCGAAATGGCCTGCGCAGACGATATCGACTTCGACACCGTCGAAGGGGCGTAGAGAGGTCGAAACGGGGGGGGACCCCCCCCCGTCCACGGGTAGGGCCCGTGCTGATGAGACCAAAGAGGAGGAAAAATAAAATGAAAATCACAATCACGAACGAAGACTGGAAACTACACGAGGCGGCCATCGCCGCGGCGCTGGACATCGCGCGAACGGATCGCGAGAAAGAGTGGATCACGAAGTGGGGCACGCTCGTTCGCGAGAAAAAGTCGCCGATTATCCGCCTGGGGTCAGGCGATGCGCGTCGCTGCGGGCTGCTGAAAAAGCTGGCGGTAGTGCACTGGGCACAGCTCAGCCTGAATGTATGGAGAAACGAGATATATAGAGAGAAGATGGAAGAACTTCCACGCGACATGGAACCAGATGCCCGCGAAAAACTCGCCCGCTCGTGGCACTGGATATTCTGCTGGCTGTATTACGACTGCGTCGACGAAGCCGCCGACACGACGAAAATCATAACGCCCGAAGAGATGGAGAACCCCGTGGATTACTCGCCACTTTTCGGCGAGTACGGCTATCGGCTGTAGACCCAATGTAGGAGGAGGGCAACATGATCGAAAAACCGCGTCCCGTCGCAATCCTCGAAACATTCGAGGCTCGCGCGAAACACATGCAGTTTCAGGGGCGGCCCGTGCGCTCCTTCTGGGAGAGTATCGAGCGGGCGACGGGGCTGCCCGCGCATATGGTGCCTATGGCGACATGGATCGCGGCGTGTCGCCCGCCGGACGGAGGCGATGAAGACTACTCCCGCATGACGGCAGACATCGCCTATCACCTCGCGCAGTGGCGGCTGTCGAAAGGGATATACCGTTTCGACCCAACGCTGTTGGACGAGCTCGCGTCCGGCGGCGTGCCGGAAAATACGCCGTGCGAAATATTCGCGCGCCTGCCGGAGCCCAGCATATGGGTAGAGACGGCGGGGCGATGCCATCTCGACGGATTCTTCGCTCGCCTGTGGAGCGACGACGGAGAAGGCGGCGCGCCGTCACGTCTGATGCTGCTGTGCGACATCGGGATTGGCATGCCGTTTCCGCATACCGTCCTCTTCG is from Synergistes jonesii and encodes:
- a CDS encoding DNA-methyltransferase — its product is MLFYENPNGKLYHGDCLEIMKDIPDGSVDMVLCDLPYGMTACDWDVVIPFEPLWEHYNRICKRNAAVVLFSQQPFTTDIINSNRKKFRYEIIYRKTMKMGFLNAHKMPLKGHENICVFYKALPTYNPQKTQSRNRPRIRVQEDARCRIYSKFKGGVMVDDGSRYPESVIDFSNFNGGGFVKNRERTKHPTQKPVPLLEYLIRTYSNEKETILDNCIGSGSTAVAAENTGRRWIGIEKEERFCEVAKKRIAEAAAQGRLLQG